A single Nitrospirota bacterium DNA region contains:
- a CDS encoding class I SAM-dependent methyltransferase: MGLDVKNILKKLSFNTFIPFFYPFMMLPLKGFRKEAVQMCNFKAGDKLIIPGVGTGYDLPDIPRGVVIYGVDISDVMLSIAKTKLKLHEKNNNINLSIMDAEKLDFPSNTFDKAILGLFLTCVYNPQKAFAEIVRVMKPGGEILIYDHLLRTNKWTQPIISHLDVLMKYNFCSVIRIFEDVIKDQPVKVVQVKKGDPFGFIRGFLLRKDV; the protein is encoded by the coding sequence ATGGGACTTGATGTTAAAAATATTTTAAAAAAGCTGTCCTTTAACACATTTATACCGTTTTTCTATCCATTTATGATGCTGCCGCTTAAGGGTTTTAGAAAAGAGGCGGTGCAGATGTGTAACTTTAAGGCCGGTGATAAGTTGATTATCCCCGGAGTTGGCACCGGTTACGACCTGCCCGATATTCCAAGAGGGGTAGTGATATACGGAGTTGACATAAGTGATGTTATGCTTAGCATTGCAAAAACCAAGTTAAAACTTCACGAAAAAAACAATAACATTAACCTCAGTATCATGGATGCCGAAAAACTGGATTTTCCCTCCAATACATTTGACAAGGCAATACTGGGACTATTTCTGACCTGTGTGTATAATCCTCAAAAGGCTTTTGCTGAAATTGTCAGAGTCATGAAACCAGGAGGCGAAATCCTGATATATGACCACCTGCTACGGACAAATAAGTGGACACAGCCCATCATATCGCATTTGGATGTCTTGATGAAATATAACTTTTGCAGCGTCATAAGGATTTTTGAGGATGTGATAAAAGACCAGCCTGTCAAAGTTGTTCAAGTAAAGAAAGGAGACCCTTTTGGTTTTATAAGAGGGTTTTTATTGCGTAAGGATGTTTAA
- a CDS encoding glycosyltransferase family 4 protein codes for MKLGINAAFSGLGPGNANLFTREVGRLLCLMEQSTTVFAPYPLWKAGDYRLVNTPLDISGPRNLLNNLNRLMFNNTVLPYLLKEYEIDVLFCPNTEFPVVTTTPIVVTVSDLNPLYAQTDGLIGQYFRGYLEKLPQEHIEVVTMSEFIRNELIREFNLKRDNIHVTGAAVDTHFFKPVSAESKLEFIKSKDINSPYILYFGTLFPYRNLKTLFKAFFEICDRIPHKLVIIGERDRYDEELPEDERLIYIDTVTSEEHPMWYSASDIFIEPSLSEGSGMKLLEAMASGVPVISSNIEALYETGKDIALFFKGDDAVTLGKLILMVIRDNDYRNDMIAKGLEHARNCTWEKIAESIYSICEEADKKTVEVVECESIRGNKGQGG; via the coding sequence ATGAAATTAGGAATAAACGCCGCATTTTCCGGTCTGGGACCGGGTAACGCAAATTTGTTTACACGGGAGGTTGGGCGGCTTCTGTGCCTTATGGAGCAATCCACGACGGTGTTTGCTCCGTATCCTCTGTGGAAAGCCGGTGACTACCGCCTTGTTAATACCCCTCTGGATATATCAGGCCCCCGCAATCTGTTAAACAACCTCAACAGACTCATGTTTAACAACACCGTTTTACCGTATCTGTTAAAAGAATACGAAATAGACGTTTTGTTTTGCCCAAACACAGAATTTCCGGTAGTCACCACTACACCGATTGTAGTTACCGTGTCTGACTTAAATCCTTTGTATGCACAAACGGACGGGCTTATCGGGCAGTACTTTCGCGGCTACCTGGAGAAGCTCCCACAGGAGCATATAGAGGTCGTAACTATGTCTGAGTTTATAAGAAACGAACTCATAAGGGAATTTAATCTAAAGCGGGATAATATTCATGTGACAGGAGCAGCGGTTGACACACATTTTTTCAAACCGGTATCTGCTGAAAGTAAACTGGAATTTATAAAGTCAAAGGATATAAACTCTCCGTATATACTTTATTTTGGCACACTGTTTCCATACAGAAATCTGAAGACTCTGTTTAAGGCTTTTTTTGAAATATGTGACCGTATCCCGCATAAACTTGTTATAATAGGAGAGCGCGACCGCTATGACGAAGAGCTGCCGGAGGATGAAAGACTGATATACATTGACACGGTAACGAGTGAGGAACATCCTATGTGGTATTCCGCCTCGGATATTTTCATAGAACCGTCACTGTCTGAGGGCTCAGGGATGAAGCTCCTTGAGGCCATGGCATCGGGTGTGCCCGTAATATCGTCAAACATTGAGGCACTTTATGAAACAGGGAAGGATATCGCTCTTTTTTTTAAAGGAGATGATGCTGTCACTTTGGGTAAGCTGATTTTAATGGTTATACGAGATAATGACTACAGAAATGATATGATAGCAAAGGGCTTAGAACACGCAAGGAATTGCACGTGGGAAAAAATAGCCGAATCCATATATAGTATATGCGAGGAAGCAGATAAGAAAACCGTGGAGGTAGTTGAGTGTGAGAGCATACGTGGAAACAAAGGCCAGGGAGGCTAA
- a CDS encoding YeeE/YedE family protein yields MLGWVLQRGRVCMNSAFRDIIFVSDTVIFRAYLTALLITIVGANFLEDFGLVKTLYRQGFMPLANIFGGYIFGIGMVAAGGCASGIWYKAGEGMVPSWVSVLGFVAGLLTTTEGMLLRLYQILSNYQLWLTNEGIRLLSTKEVEHYWAAQIDIYPLTLYNLLGINKWIVIAALSVLFILFILRGEFSSKAKPRVGYVWYISGLLLGLIAVAAWWASDHFGGKPRGLSFSGPTIELFRWIAQGDEPTWSVFMIIGLMLGSFGSARALREFKLKTSADAREMVKVFLGGILMGFGAAVGGGCNVGHGLTGASTLAVSSIVTTIFIVLGNWTMVYFMFIRPMRDD; encoded by the coding sequence ATGCTGGGCTGGGTGCTTCAGCGCGGGCGGGTGTGTATGAACTCAGCCTTCAGAGACATTATTTTTGTTTCCGATACGGTTATTTTCAGGGCCTACTTAACCGCCCTTTTAATAACAATTGTCGGGGCAAATTTTTTGGAAGACTTTGGACTTGTTAAGACACTCTACAGACAGGGTTTTATGCCTTTGGCCAACATCTTTGGAGGCTATATCTTTGGCATAGGAATGGTTGCAGCCGGAGGGTGTGCAAGCGGTATATGGTACAAGGCAGGCGAGGGAATGGTTCCCTCCTGGGTGTCGGTTTTAGGTTTTGTTGCAGGCCTGCTTACTACTACTGAGGGAATGCTTTTGCGTCTTTACCAAATACTTTCAAATTATCAGTTGTGGCTCACTAATGAGGGAATACGGCTCCTTAGCACAAAAGAGGTCGAGCACTACTGGGCTGCCCAAATTGATATCTATCCTTTGACACTGTATAACTTATTGGGCATTAATAAGTGGATAGTTATAGCTGCACTGTCTGTATTGTTTATATTGTTTATATTGCGTGGGGAGTTTTCCTCTAAAGCAAAGCCGCGGGTGGGATATGTGTGGTACATATCAGGTCTCCTGCTGGGGCTTATTGCAGTTGCGGCATGGTGGGCATCTGACCACTTTGGCGGCAAACCGCGTGGACTATCGTTTTCTGGTCCCACTATTGAACTATTCAGGTGGATTGCTCAGGGGGATGAACCCACCTGGAGTGTGTTTATGATAATAGGGCTTATGTTGGGCTCATTCGGAAGCGCAAGAGCGCTCAGGGAGTTTAAGTTAAAAACCAGCGCTGATGCCCGTGAGATGGTAAAAGTCTTTTTGGGAGGAATTCTTATGGGGTTTGGCGCTGCTGTCGGAGGAGGTTGTAATGTTGGCCACGGCCTTACCGGAGCTTCCACTTTAGCTGTCTCAAGCATAGTTACAACGATATTTATAGTTTTAGGTAATTGGACTATGGTGTATTTTATGTTTATCAGACCTATGAGGGATGACTAA